The Cytophagia bacterium CHB2 nucleotide sequence AAGTTGGCGGCGGTGCTGCCGGCCTCGCGAAAATCGCCGCCAACAAAAAGAAGCGGTTGTTTGAATGCCAAAGTACGCACCGGTCCAGCAACGCCGTTGTCTGCGCCCGCGCCGAGATTGCTCCAGGTACCGCCATCCCATTTCGCGAGGTTACGGACAACAATGCCGCTTTCCGTGGAAAACGCGCCGCCGGCAAAAATTTCGCCGCTATCATTTGCCGCAATCGCATAAACCGGGCCGTCAATGCCGCGATCCAGCGCCGTCCATTCGTTGCGCGCGGGATGCCATTTTGCAATACGATTGGCATTGATCGCGCCCGCGCGGCTGAAATCGCCGCCGGCATAAAGCTCGTTGTCATGCGCCAACAGCGCATAGGCTGCGCCGCCGGTAACGCCGTTCACGCTGCTCGTACCAAGCCGCGCCCATTGCGCGCCGTCCCATTTCGCCATGCCGTTGACCGTGAGATTACCGGCCCTCGAAAACAAGCCGCAGGCATAAACCTCATTACCGATTGCGGCAAGCGCATAAACCGTATTGTTGACGCCGTCACGGCCGCCGCTGGCAAGCTGCGACCAGCTCGCACCGTTCCATCGCGCAATGCTGGCCGCCTCGCCCTCACCTGCTTTGCTAAATTGGCCTGCAACAAAAACGTCTCCATTTGAGGTAATCGCGATGGCGTAGACCATCGCGTTCACCGCGATCGTCGAAATGCCCGCGCCCAGCGCCTGCCAGTTTGCGCCATCCCACATGGCAATGTTATTGGCCGCAATGTTTCCGGCTTGGGAAAAATAACCGCCCACATAGATTTTGTTGTCGTGCGCCGCAATTGCATGCACCGGGCCATTCAAACCGAGAGCACCAAAGCGATCATCCCAATCCCCGTCGTTAA carries:
- a CDS encoding T9SS type A sorting domain-containing protein, producing the protein MRQYFFRELLCCVIMLGPAVVAFAQKQVISPALSAVNDGDWDDRFGALGLNGPVHAIAAHDNKIYVGGYFSQAGNIAANNIAMWDGANWQALGAGISTIAVNAMVYAIAITSNGDVFVAGQFSKAGEGEAASIARWNGASWSQLASGGRDGVNNTVYALAAIGNEVYACGLFSRAGNLTVNGMAKWDGAQWARLGTSSVNGVTGGAAYALLAHDNELYAGGDFSRAGAINANRIAKWHPARNEWTALDRGIDGPVYAIAANDSGEIFAGGAFSTESGIVVRNLAKWDGGTWSNLGAGADNGVAGPVRTLAFKQPLLFVGGDFREAGSTAANFIAKWNGSNWSPLGSGVSGIVYAFAHSGNKAIYVGGQFQTAGGQPSHYFGIWREQTNAVADNQNVLPGFALHQNFPNPFNPATVIRFTLARPQWVSLKIYDSRGREAARLHEGLLMAGEHVRAWQAHGFRSGVYLCRLTAGGFQETRKLLLVH